One Chitinivibrio alkaliphilus ACht1 DNA segment encodes these proteins:
- a CDS encoding ion transporter, giving the protein MASFRERMDRMVTHTDTPMGRIFNLTIITAIVLSAFHVIVESIPRFHGIFFPFELFVTALFSVELALRMYVAKRPLDYILSPAGIIDILAILPSLITGIPGMGSVRMVRILRLVRILRLFRLARFSREAEQLGEALLQSMYKIIIFFICISILIVFLGTVMYVIEGEEHGFTSITQGIYWAVITVTTVGYGDIVPMTAVGRLVSGVTMIIGYSIITVPTGIITVTVAKEPSPAKDTSQVGSGWGQCPCCKTYFYKEIEEKEENP; this is encoded by the coding sequence ATGGCGTCTTTTCGAGAACGCATGGATCGTATGGTTACACACACCGACACTCCCATGGGAAGGATCTTTAATCTTACCATTATCACCGCAATAGTATTGTCGGCGTTCCATGTTATTGTGGAAAGTATTCCTCGGTTTCATGGAATCTTTTTTCCCTTTGAATTATTTGTTACAGCATTATTTAGTGTAGAACTTGCTCTCCGTATGTATGTGGCAAAACGTCCGCTAGACTATATTCTCAGTCCTGCTGGAATAATTGATATCCTTGCTATTCTCCCCTCACTCATCACCGGAATACCCGGTATGGGGTCAGTACGTATGGTTCGTATTCTTCGGTTAGTACGCATACTGCGTCTTTTTCGGTTAGCACGGTTTTCCCGTGAAGCAGAACAGCTGGGAGAGGCGCTTCTGCAAAGTATGTATAAAATAATCATCTTTTTTATCTGTATCAGTATTCTTATTGTGTTTCTTGGAACGGTCATGTATGTAATAGAGGGTGAAGAACATGGATTTACCTCTATTACTCAAGGTATCTACTGGGCTGTTATTACTGTTACCACTGTTGGATACGGTGATATCGTTCCTATGACTGCTGTAGGGCGACTTGTCTCTGGGGTAACCATGATTATCGGATACTCAATAATTACCGTTCCAACGGGGATTATAACGGTAACTGTAGCAAAAGAGCCATCTCCTGCAAAGGATACGTCCCAAGTTGGATCTGGATGGGGGCAGTGTCCGTGTTGTAAGACATATTTTTACAAAGAGATAGAAGAGAAAGAGGAGAATCCGTAA
- a CDS encoding MGMT family protein, with protein MPLFYSMNSHTTYKQVLYTLLLEIPKGRVTTYKSLAICLGSPHLARYVGTLLGQNEDLSRYPCYRVICSNGSIGGYRLGVEEKRIRLSNDGITIHNSTIDLSRYGFSSFSSISL; from the coding sequence CCCCTTTTTTACAGCATGAACTCTCATACTACGTATAAACAGGTCCTCTACACATTACTCTTAGAAATCCCCAAAGGGCGGGTTACCACGTATAAATCCTTGGCAATCTGCCTTGGTTCTCCCCATTTGGCCCGCTATGTAGGTACCCTTCTTGGACAAAACGAAGATCTTTCCCGGTATCCCTGCTACCGTGTAATATGCTCCAATGGATCAATAGGAGGCTATCGTTTAGGGGTGGAAGAAAAGAGAATACGGCTCTCTAATGATGGTATTACCATTCACAACTCTACCATCGATCTTTCCCGTTACGGATTCTCCTCTTTCTCTTCTATCTCTTTGTAA